Proteins co-encoded in one Halorussus lipolyticus genomic window:
- a CDS encoding toxin-antitoxin system TumE family protein: MVVTDDDFDGYERTKVYEDGTLVRISIRRTGDDAYPSGWRYTLHYGALTPDSETLEDGTIRRYDNAHEDTKGHELHVAPDPEPKYVDFPGMVELYEKFWDEIPMARFGPSDNSR; this comes from the coding sequence ATGGTAGTGACGGACGACGATTTCGACGGATACGAACGGACAAAGGTGTACGAAGACGGAACGCTAGTCCGAATTTCAATTCGTCGGACTGGGGACGATGCGTATCCCTCGGGATGGCGGTACACACTCCATTACGGCGCACTCACACCAGATTCAGAAACACTCGAAGATGGAACTATCCGGCGATACGACAATGCCCACGAAGACACGAAAGGACACGAACTACACGTCGCACCCGACCCGGAACCAAAATACGTAGATTTCCCCGGAATGGTGGAACTCTACGAGAAGTTTTGGGACGAAATACCGATGGCACGGTTCGGACCATCCGACAACAGTAGGTGA
- a CDS encoding DUF7529 family protein, whose protein sequence is MSDDAEERDELGDDAEVPADGDEADLEALAEDDPAAAFEQAGEMPGTHLRAAEFWDDIVSDMEATADEYEADGWDTLQLHPGDVTALVPDEDDERFGIDVLVPDDEFGELEALLAGEVSFDAYEAFRATADGLVLFVVAMEDRDREVAVLYPAYYDAQNAQPMLTAAESAGEMHTYVRTLTNQRVEFTHDEPQNFGPPSSDDDE, encoded by the coding sequence ATGAGCGACGACGCCGAGGAGCGCGACGAGTTGGGAGACGACGCCGAAGTACCCGCCGACGGAGACGAAGCGGACCTCGAAGCACTCGCCGAGGACGACCCGGCCGCCGCCTTCGAGCAGGCGGGCGAGATGCCCGGCACCCACCTCCGGGCGGCGGAGTTCTGGGACGACATCGTTTCGGACATGGAGGCCACCGCCGACGAGTACGAGGCCGACGGGTGGGACACCCTCCAACTCCACCCCGGCGACGTGACCGCGCTGGTCCCCGACGAGGACGACGAGCGATTCGGTATCGACGTGCTGGTCCCCGACGACGAGTTCGGCGAACTCGAAGCCCTGCTGGCGGGCGAGGTGTCCTTCGACGCCTACGAGGCCTTCCGGGCGACGGCCGACGGCCTCGTGCTGTTCGTGGTCGCCATGGAGGACCGCGACCGAGAGGTCGCCGTCCTCTACCCGGCCTACTACGACGCCCAGAACGCCCAACCGATGCTCACGGCCGCCGAGAGCGCCGGAGAGATGCACACCTACGTCCGGACTCTGACTAACCAGCGAGTCGAGTTCACCCACGACGAACCCCAGAACTTCGGGCCGCCGTCCAGCGACGACGACGAATAG